The DNA window ACAGCCGCTGGCCGATGCCGGTTTGCATCGTGTGAATATTAGTTTGGATACTTTGGACGAAGAAAAATATCATCAGATAACCCGACGGGGAAATCTTTCAGAGGTGCTGCGAGGAATTGCCGCCGCCGATCGGGCAGGATTGCATCCCATAAAACTAAACTGTGTGGTAAAAAAAGACGGAGATGAACCTGACGCAATTTCGGTGCGACAGTTTGCTGAAGCGCATGGATATCAGGTGCGTTATATCCCACAGATGGATTTGGTGGAAGGAACTTTTGGCCGGGTGCTGGGTGGCGAAGGTGGCGACTGTGCCCATTGCAACCGCCTTCGCCTCACCTCCGACGGAAAAATCCTACCTTGTCTTTTTAGCAACATTAGCTACGACATTCGGGAGCTGGGCGCCAAACGCGCAATAGAAACAGCATTGAAAAATAAACCCCTTTCGGGGACAACCAATAAAACAAGCTGCTTTAGCAACATTGGAGGATAAGATGAAGGAACTATCGCATACCAACGCCAGCGGTAAGGCCCGCATGGTGGATGTGGCCGGCAAGTCCGACCAGGTGCGCACCGCCACGGCACAAGGTTTTATCAGGCTGCAGCCTGAAACCGTAGCGCTCATTCGCAACAATGAAATTATAAAAGGCGATGTGCTCACCGTGGCTGAAATCGCCGGGGTTATGGCTGGCAAAAAAACCAGCGAGCTGATCCCGCTTTGCCATCCACTTGCCATCACCAAAATGGAAGTGACCGCTGAAATCGCTGAGGATGGTGTAAAGATTACGGCACTAGC is part of the Bacteroidales bacterium genome and encodes:
- the moaC gene encoding cyclic pyranopterin monophosphate synthase MoaC, with protein sequence MKELSHTNASGKARMVDVAGKSDQVRTATAQGFIRLQPETVALIRNNEIIKGDVLTVAEIAGVMAGKKTSELIPLCHPLAITKMEVTAEIAEDGVKITALARCTGKTGIEMEAITAVSIALVTIYDMCKAVDKEMLIGEIRLISKTKE
- the moaA gene encoding GTP 3',8-cyclase MoaA, which gives rise to MYDSFNRKINYLRISVTDRCNLRCRYCMPAEGIPLLEHDDILSFDEIVDFTRVAVGMGINKVRITGGEPLVRKGIVELTQMLASIEGIDDLGMTTNGIFLDRFAQPLADAGLHRVNISLDTLDEEKYHQITRRGNLSEVLRGIAAADRAGLHPIKLNCVVKKDGDEPDAISVRQFAEAHGYQVRYIPQMDLVEGTFGRVLGGEGGDCAHCNRLRLTSDGKILPCLFSNISYDIRELGAKRAIETALKNKPLSGTTNKTSCFSNIGG